A window from Cryobacterium sp. PAMC25264 encodes these proteins:
- a CDS encoding alpha-galactosidase, which yields MISHLRASGTSLVLDATGPGAPVIVHWGADLGELTDPELQTLAAASVPPVGPSSIDSPLRLSLLPTLHEGWSGRPGLGGFRPGEGHTDLALALVDVHVRGANAVTVELVDAAASVSVATELELTVQGVLRLRHTLTNSGDSGFELAGLDAILPVPDRAGEILDFTGLWSHERRPQRSTLGQGVWSRESRHGRPGHDDSYLTVAGTPGFGFRHGEVWAVHLAWSGDKRVWAERSALGYAVLGAGELLTPGELSLAAGESYTSPWTVAVYSDAGLDGLSARLHPWIRSWSTVRGPRPVLLNTWEAVYFDHDLETLGRLVDAAARVGVERFVLDDGWFSGRTDDQRALGDWFVDAAKWPEGLHPLVRRVTDAGLDFGLWVEPEMVNPDSDLARAHPDWLLGSAAAPTWRGQRVLDLGNPDAFAWLLERLTALLVEYPISYLKWDHNRDLLGGSAHRQTAALYRLIDAVRAAQPGLEIESCASGGGRIDLGILERVDRVWTSDTNDPLERQQIQRYTSVLVPPEYLGGHLGAATAHTTGRTSALGFRLATALFGSAGIEWDLTQASPAELDQIAAWIAVYKERRALLHGGVVVHTDGSDPAIELHGVVAADASSAVFAQVALAAPRAALPAPIRFAGLDPERRYRVQALLVGPAPHTMQTVPPAWLAEGAPELVLTGAVLTRVGLPAPLLTPEQAALFTLDAV from the coding sequence ATGATCTCCCACCTCCGCGCCTCCGGCACCAGCCTCGTTCTCGACGCCACCGGGCCGGGTGCCCCGGTGATCGTGCACTGGGGCGCCGACCTCGGCGAGCTGACCGACCCCGAATTGCAGACTCTCGCCGCGGCGAGCGTGCCGCCCGTGGGCCCCAGCTCGATCGACTCGCCGCTCAGGCTCTCCCTACTGCCGACCCTGCACGAGGGCTGGAGCGGACGCCCCGGCCTCGGGGGGTTCCGCCCCGGGGAGGGACACACCGACCTGGCCCTCGCGCTCGTCGACGTGCACGTGCGGGGCGCGAACGCGGTGACGGTCGAGCTGGTGGATGCGGCCGCATCCGTCAGCGTCGCCACCGAACTCGAACTGACCGTGCAGGGTGTGCTGCGCCTTCGGCACACTCTGACGAACTCCGGCGACAGCGGCTTCGAGCTCGCCGGCCTGGACGCAATCCTGCCGGTGCCCGACCGGGCGGGGGAGATCCTCGACTTCACCGGGCTGTGGAGCCACGAACGCCGCCCGCAGCGCAGCACCCTCGGCCAGGGCGTGTGGAGCCGGGAGTCCCGGCACGGCCGGCCCGGCCACGACGACTCCTATCTCACGGTGGCCGGCACGCCCGGTTTCGGGTTCCGGCACGGCGAGGTATGGGCCGTGCACCTGGCCTGGAGCGGCGACAAGCGGGTCTGGGCCGAACGCAGTGCGCTCGGCTACGCCGTGCTCGGCGCCGGCGAACTGCTCACGCCCGGCGAGCTCAGCCTCGCCGCCGGCGAGAGCTACACCAGTCCGTGGACCGTCGCGGTCTACTCCGACGCCGGCCTCGACGGGCTCAGCGCACGCCTGCACCCGTGGATCCGCTCCTGGTCCACCGTGCGCGGGCCGCGCCCGGTGCTGCTGAACACCTGGGAGGCCGTGTACTTCGACCACGACCTGGAGACCCTCGGCCGGCTCGTCGATGCCGCCGCCCGGGTGGGCGTGGAGCGTTTTGTGCTCGACGACGGCTGGTTCTCCGGCCGTACCGACGACCAGCGTGCGCTCGGCGACTGGTTCGTGGATGCCGCCAAGTGGCCTGAGGGTCTGCACCCGCTGGTGCGGCGCGTCACCGACGCCGGCCTCGACTTCGGCCTCTGGGTGGAACCCGAGATGGTCAACCCCGACTCCGACCTGGCCCGCGCGCACCCGGACTGGCTGCTCGGCTCCGCCGCCGCCCCCACCTGGCGCGGCCAGCGGGTGCTCGACCTCGGCAACCCCGACGCGTTCGCCTGGCTGCTCGAACGCCTCACGGCGCTTCTGGTGGAATACCCGATCAGCTACCTCAAATGGGACCACAACCGGGACCTGCTCGGCGGCTCAGCGCACCGGCAGACCGCCGCGCTGTACCGGCTCATCGACGCCGTGCGGGCCGCGCAGCCGGGCCTGGAGATCGAGTCCTGCGCCTCCGGCGGCGGACGCATCGACCTGGGGATCCTCGAACGGGTGGACCGGGTCTGGACCAGCGACACCAACGACCCGCTGGAGCGCCAGCAGATCCAGCGGTACACGAGCGTGCTCGTGCCGCCGGAGTACCTCGGCGGCCACCTCGGCGCCGCGACCGCGCACACCACCGGCCGCACCTCCGCGCTGGGGTTCCGGCTGGCCACGGCCCTGTTCGGCAGCGCCGGCATCGAGTGGGACCTCACCCAGGCCAGCCCCGCGGAGCTCGACCAGATCGCCGCCTGGATCGCCGTGTACAAGGAGCGCCGCGCCCTGTTGCACGGCGGGGTCGTGGTGCACACCGATGGGTCCGACCCGGCGATCGAACTGCACGGGGTCGTCGCGGCGGATGCGTCCTCAGCGGTGTTCGCGCAGGTCGCACTGGCCGCACCCCGGGCAGCGCTGCCCGCGCCGATCCGGTTCGCCGGGCTCGACCCCGAGCGGCGCTACCGGGTGCAGGCGTTGCTCGTGGGGCCGGCGCCGCACACGATGCAGACCGTGCCACCGGCCTGGCTGGCCGAGGGCGCCCCCGAGCTGGTGCTCACGGGCGCCGTGCTGACCCGGGTGGGCCTGCCCGCCCCGCTGCTCACCCCTGAGCAGGCCGCCCTGTTCACCCTCGACGCGGTCTGA
- a CDS encoding ABC transporter substrate-binding protein yields MRITKRAATVALLTAATVALTGCSTAASTGGSADAADCAPSDGKVNLTFTSWIPGIEDVVDVWNKANPDIQVAVQTGPNGNGGTYANFFNQLEAGNAPDLGQIEYDALPNFRVQDGLMNLASCDGVMDAKSDFVDWTWGQVSFNEDDSVYAIPQDSGPMAMFYRADLFAANNIAIPTTWDEFATAAEQVRATGSYITNFSQSDINQFAGLVWQAGGTWFGNDGTDWNVDLTGDESIKVADYWQDLIDRDLVSTQPPWTTEWDNAYNTGAAWTWNSAAWGANSIASGAPDTAGKWAVAASPQWEAGDEASGNWGGSSTAVFTGSKHPYEAAQFALWLNSSSESLTMLNESANLYPAAKDGLDLPVLKEGVEFYGNQPIYDVFAKASGEVSSDFVWGPTMTQTYNDVSDGFKAAVSGNGTLAEALTTGQSATIKALQAQSIPVKE; encoded by the coding sequence ATGCGAATCACGAAGAGAGCGGCCACTGTTGCCCTGCTCACCGCTGCGACGGTAGCCCTCACCGGCTGCTCCACCGCCGCATCGACCGGTGGCAGCGCCGATGCTGCCGACTGTGCTCCCTCCGACGGCAAGGTCAACCTGACCTTCACGTCGTGGATCCCCGGCATCGAAGACGTCGTCGACGTCTGGAACAAGGCCAACCCCGACATCCAGGTGGCCGTGCAGACCGGCCCGAACGGCAACGGCGGCACCTACGCCAACTTCTTCAACCAGCTCGAGGCCGGCAACGCGCCCGACCTCGGCCAGATCGAGTACGACGCGCTGCCCAACTTCCGCGTGCAGGACGGCCTGATGAACCTCGCCTCCTGCGACGGCGTCATGGACGCCAAGTCCGACTTCGTCGACTGGACCTGGGGCCAGGTCAGCTTCAACGAAGACGACTCCGTCTACGCGATCCCGCAGGACTCCGGCCCCATGGCCATGTTCTACCGCGCCGACCTCTTCGCCGCGAACAACATCGCCATCCCCACCACCTGGGATGAGTTCGCCACGGCTGCCGAGCAGGTGCGCGCCACGGGCTCGTACATCACCAACTTCTCGCAGAGTGACATCAACCAGTTCGCCGGACTCGTCTGGCAGGCCGGCGGCACCTGGTTCGGCAACGACGGCACCGACTGGAACGTCGACCTGACCGGCGACGAGTCCATCAAGGTCGCCGACTACTGGCAGGACCTGATCGACCGGGACCTCGTCTCGACCCAGCCGCCGTGGACCACCGAGTGGGACAACGCCTACAACACCGGCGCCGCCTGGACCTGGAACTCCGCAGCCTGGGGTGCAAACTCCATCGCCAGCGGCGCGCCCGACACCGCGGGCAAGTGGGCCGTCGCGGCCTCCCCGCAGTGGGAAGCCGGCGATGAGGCCAGCGGCAACTGGGGTGGCTCGTCCACCGCAGTGTTCACCGGCTCCAAGCACCCGTACGAAGCCGCGCAGTTCGCCCTGTGGCTGAACAGCTCCAGCGAGTCGCTCACCATGCTCAACGAGTCGGCCAACCTGTACCCGGCCGCCAAGGACGGACTCGACCTCCCCGTGCTCAAGGAAGGCGTGGAGTTCTACGGCAACCAGCCGATCTACGACGTCTTCGCGAAGGCATCCGGCGAGGTCTCCAGCGACTTCGTCTGGGGTCCGACCATGACGCAGACGTACAACGACGTCTCGGACGGCTTCAAGGCCGCAGTGAGTGGCAACGGCACCCTCGCCGAGGCCCTCACCACCGGTCAGAGCGCCACCATCAAGGCCCTGCAGGCGCAGTCCATTCCCGTCAAGGAGTAG
- a CDS encoding carbohydrate ABC transporter permease yields MSALTESPAVSRASKRARNAANPAPKGPKESPLARVGAMTVMLVFTLYFLIPIWWLFIAGTKSSGQFTSTNPLWFADFNLFANIGNLVAYRDGVFLKWMLNSALYAGAGALLATLFAGMAGYALAKYRFPGRELLFNIVLGGVLVPATALALPLFLIFSQVSLTNTFWAVFLPSLVSPFGVYLTRIFAAASVPDELIEAARLDGAGEVRTFFTVSVKLMFPALVTVFLFQFVAIWNNFFLPLIMLRDETLFPVTLGLYAWNSQVNQIPELRGYVLIGALLSIIPLIILFLLLQRFWRNGLGAGSVK; encoded by the coding sequence ATGAGCGCCCTCACCGAGTCTCCGGCCGTCTCCCGCGCCTCCAAGCGCGCCAGGAACGCCGCCAACCCCGCCCCCAAGGGGCCCAAGGAGAGCCCGCTCGCCCGCGTCGGTGCGATGACCGTGATGCTCGTCTTCACGCTCTACTTCCTCATCCCGATCTGGTGGCTGTTCATCGCCGGCACCAAGTCGAGCGGCCAGTTCACCAGCACCAACCCGCTCTGGTTCGCCGACTTCAACCTGTTCGCCAACATCGGCAACCTGGTCGCCTACCGTGACGGCGTCTTCCTCAAGTGGATGCTCAACAGCGCCCTCTACGCCGGCGCTGGCGCCCTGCTGGCCACCCTGTTCGCCGGCATGGCCGGCTACGCCCTGGCGAAGTACCGCTTCCCGGGCCGGGAACTGCTCTTCAACATCGTGCTCGGTGGGGTGCTCGTGCCCGCCACCGCGCTGGCGCTGCCGCTGTTCCTGATCTTCAGCCAGGTCAGCCTGACCAACACGTTCTGGGCGGTGTTCCTGCCCAGCCTGGTCAGCCCGTTCGGCGTGTACCTCACCCGCATCTTCGCCGCGGCGAGTGTGCCCGACGAACTGATCGAGGCCGCCCGCCTCGACGGGGCCGGCGAGGTGCGCACCTTCTTCACCGTGTCCGTGAAGCTGATGTTCCCCGCCCTGGTCACGGTGTTCCTCTTCCAGTTCGTGGCCATCTGGAACAACTTCTTCCTGCCGCTGATCATGCTGCGCGACGAGACCCTGTTCCCGGTCACCCTGGGCCTCTACGCCTGGAACTCCCAGGTCAACCAGATCCCCGAACTGCGCGGCTATGTGCTTATCGGCGCGCTGTTGTCGATCATCCCGCTCATCATCCTGTTCCTGCTGCTGCAGCGCTTCTGGCGCAACGGCCTCGGCGCCGGCAGCGTCAAGTAA